In Caproicibacterium amylolyticum, a genomic segment contains:
- a CDS encoding flagellar biosynthesis anti-sigma factor FlgM, producing MMISPASLDSLYHATYSKNKYNNSISKVSLAPVTKASSASSDRICISAEGSLLQTAAKATAAAGSLPSVSQQRLDSLREQISSGTYQVSTADIVSRMLNRGPSAKEVSV from the coding sequence ATGATGATTAGTCCTGCTTCTCTGGATAGCTTGTACCACGCCACTTATAGCAAAAATAAATATAATAACAGCATATCAAAAGTATCGCTTGCTCCCGTAACAAAAGCAAGTTCTGCCTCTTCCGACCGAATTTGCATCAGTGCAGAAGGTTCTCTGCTGCAAACTGCTGCAAAGGCAACCGCGGCCGCCGGCAGCCTGCCTTCTGTTTCACAGCAGCGGTTGGATTCCCTGCGTGAACAAATCAGCAGCGGAACCTATCAGGTTTCTACTGCCGACATTGTTTCCCGCATGCTGAACCGCGGGCCGTCAGCCAAGGAGGTATCTGTATGA
- the flgN gene encoding flagellar export chaperone FlgN gives MSSALLDKFITATTECTKQIRTMLPMEQEKRKALVSDDVPRMEHMMCDQQAAVMKLENLEKERLHLQQEAGFSGLTANEILEKISAADKERLTNCFDELRTAAKELKAYNEKATELAKASLQFWENAETIRTHAASRTTYSTYRAQTNELNNGSSIKIKI, from the coding sequence ATGAGCAGTGCATTACTGGATAAGTTCATTACCGCAACAACGGAATGTACAAAACAAATACGCACCATGCTTCCCATGGAACAGGAAAAGCGCAAAGCATTAGTTTCCGACGATGTACCACGTATGGAGCATATGATGTGCGACCAACAGGCTGCTGTTATGAAACTTGAGAATCTTGAAAAAGAGCGGCTTCATCTGCAGCAGGAGGCTGGTTTTTCCGGTCTGACTGCAAACGAAATACTGGAAAAGATTTCTGCTGCAGATAAAGAGCGCCTGACTAACTGCTTTGATGAACTGCGGACAGCTGCAAAAGAGCTGAAAGCTTACAACGAAAAAGCAACGGAACTTGCAAAGGCAAGCCTGCAGTTTTGGGAAAATGCCGAGACCATTCGCACACATGCTGCTTCCCGCACAACATACAGCACATACCGTGCGCAGACGAATGAACTGAATAATGGCTCTTCAATAAAAATTAAAATTTAA
- the flgK gene encoding flagellar hook-associated protein FlgK: MRPTFLGFETAKSALNLNQKSLDIVSNNIANINTAGYTRQRVNSAAVAPSTNNVRVASSRTDLAGQGVEMTGISQTRDAFLDKRFRDEYSNSSYYIQTSTMLSDVQSALGDASDVTEGGNVVAAAIQQMYTALNNYSGQPTSTPIANLVLSSFNNMTQVLQKLNNDLDNVSKQQTYDLGVATDKVNTTLQKIAQLNNQISSDASIALNSGSKDQPNELLDQRNLLLDDLASYGNITVTNEKDGSVTVEMGGHIAVSGKEFDGIQVQTDAQNAAVTLKWKSSGDLTQLSTGALKAYTDVLNGRGANVQNPGETSVQGVLYYKDRLNTLAQTFANVVNNIVPDMEGTPGKMTQKVDANGNKVFKTLIAAKQSNGTTDSNSMITAANISVSDEWSTGEASYLFSDSGSKTNASYANQLSNALTGASTTFQSYGEKFNGTFEEYLIDYTGKIGTDTAYYNNLQSVSSTVSNDLLDRRDEVSAVQMDEETTNMMTFQKSYNAAARLMTVLDDMLDKLINSTGTVGR; the protein is encoded by the coding sequence TTGCGCCCAACTTTTTTAGGCTTTGAAACTGCGAAGTCCGCTCTCAATCTCAACCAGAAATCACTGGATATTGTCAGCAACAACATTGCGAATATCAATACCGCCGGGTATACCCGACAGCGGGTCAATTCTGCTGCTGTAGCGCCCTCCACCAATAACGTCCGCGTTGCATCTTCCCGCACGGATCTTGCGGGACAGGGTGTAGAAATGACCGGAATTTCTCAAACACGCGATGCTTTTCTGGACAAGCGCTTTCGTGACGAATACTCTAATTCAAGCTATTACATTCAAACTTCCACCATGCTGTCTGATGTACAGTCAGCACTGGGAGACGCAAGCGATGTTACAGAAGGCGGCAATGTGGTCGCGGCCGCAATCCAGCAAATGTATACTGCACTGAACAATTATTCCGGCCAGCCAACTTCCACCCCGATTGCCAACCTGGTCCTCAGTTCTTTTAATAACATGACACAGGTCCTTCAAAAGCTGAACAATGATTTGGACAATGTCTCAAAGCAGCAAACTTATGATTTAGGTGTTGCCACTGATAAGGTCAATACTACTTTGCAGAAGATTGCTCAGTTAAACAATCAAATCAGCAGTGATGCATCTATTGCTTTGAATAGTGGTAGTAAAGACCAGCCAAATGAATTGCTCGACCAGCGCAATTTGCTGTTGGATGACCTCGCAAGCTATGGCAACATAACCGTTACGAACGAAAAGGACGGTTCTGTTACCGTAGAAATGGGCGGTCATATTGCTGTTTCAGGTAAAGAATTTGACGGGATTCAGGTACAGACTGATGCGCAGAACGCTGCTGTTACACTGAAATGGAAATCGAGCGGTGACCTTACACAACTTTCTACAGGTGCTTTAAAAGCATATACCGATGTTCTGAACGGCCGTGGTGCGAATGTACAAAATCCGGGAGAAACCTCCGTACAGGGTGTTCTTTACTACAAAGACCGTCTGAACACACTTGCGCAGACCTTTGCAAATGTAGTAAACAACATTGTGCCTGATATGGAAGGTACTCCCGGTAAAATGACGCAAAAAGTAGATGCAAACGGCAATAAGGTGTTTAAAACACTGATTGCAGCAAAGCAGTCAAACGGTACTACCGATTCAAATTCCATGATTACGGCTGCCAACATCTCTGTCAGCGACGAGTGGAGTACTGGTGAGGCTTCCTACCTGTTCAGTGATTCCGGCAGCAAAACAAATGCATCCTATGCAAATCAGCTGAGTAATGCACTGACAGGTGCCAGCACCACTTTTCAGTCTTATGGTGAAAAATTTAATGGTACCTTTGAAGAATACCTGATTGACTATACTGGCAAAATTGGTACAGATACTGCTTATTACAATAATCTGCAGTCTGTTTCTTCAACGGTATCCAATGACCTGTTGGATCGCCGTGATGAAGTTTCCGCCGTGCAAATGGATGAAGAAACCACCAACATGATGACATTTCAGAAATCTTACAATGCTGCTGCCCGTCTGATGACAGTGCTGGATGATATGCTGGACAAACTAATTAACAGTACCGGTACAGTTGGCCGTTGA
- the flgL gene encoding flagellar hook-associated protein FlgL, producing the protein MRVTNRSATRNYLRYLNNGLNKQQKTMEQIDSGYRFKKISDDVASGVKNMSTKASLYKTNVYKSNVDDIKDTLSTAESTMTEMHDLFTELDSKLTKAATDSTSASSRKIYGQQFESTKTEILQLLNTQYEGKYLYGGSNNYSAPFTTDSTGNLMYNGIAVDQIKQRDDGSYYYLDANNGNQPTDIPMNDKVYMDIGLGIRMTGANVDPQTGFDVTYSGPDMLGFGTTSDGKQNNIFNVINQITKVLNNTTDATATADTNTLSELGKQLKSMSSNFLTQITDVGSKESFLTTISNRLEDTADTLDQKMSSLVGTDSSQAAIDQASNTAVVNALYRMGSSVIPTSLMDFIK; encoded by the coding sequence ATGCGCGTTACAAACCGCTCTGCCACCCGAAATTACTTACGCTACTTAAACAATGGGCTAAATAAGCAACAAAAGACCATGGAGCAGATTGACTCTGGTTATCGATTTAAGAAAATTTCGGATGATGTTGCTTCCGGTGTCAAAAACATGAGCACCAAAGCTTCATTATATAAAACAAATGTCTATAAATCCAATGTTGACGATATTAAAGATACACTCAGCACTGCTGAAAGCACCATGACCGAAATGCATGACCTTTTTACAGAACTGGACTCAAAGCTGACAAAAGCAGCAACGGACAGTACTTCAGCTTCCAGCCGCAAAATCTATGGTCAGCAATTTGAGAGCACCAAAACAGAAATCCTTCAGTTGCTGAATACACAGTATGAAGGAAAATACTTGTATGGCGGTTCAAATAACTACAGTGCACCTTTTACAACGGATTCCACTGGCAATCTGATGTACAACGGAATAGCCGTAGACCAAATCAAACAGCGTGATGATGGCAGCTATTATTATTTAGACGCAAACAACGGAAACCAGCCTACTGACATTCCAATGAATGATAAAGTTTATATGGATATTGGTTTGGGTATTCGCATGACTGGAGCAAACGTTGACCCGCAAACCGGATTTGATGTTACTTATTCCGGCCCGGATATGCTTGGCTTTGGTACAACCAGCGACGGAAAGCAGAATAATATTTTTAACGTCATTAATCAAATTACCAAAGTTCTAAACAATACCACTGACGCAACTGCCACTGCTGACACCAACACACTCAGTGAACTTGGTAAACAATTAAAGAGTATGAGCAGTAACTTTTTAACCCAAATTACTGATGTAGGCTCTAAAGAGAGTTTCCTGACAACTATCTCCAACCGGCTGGAAGACACTGCTGATACACTGGACCAAAAAATGAGCAGTCTCGTTGGAACCGACAGTTCACAGGCAGCGATTGATCAGGCTTCTAATACTGCTGTTGTAAATGCACTGTACCGTATGGGCAGTTCTGTGATTCCCACCTCTCTGATGGACTTTATTAAGTAA
- a CDS encoding DUF6470 family protein: MQLLSIHTVPIQYEMHCEPARLEMKNASAQPVATATTQAPKLTQHFTNSQFQMDSYNMRKEAFGLLNATDFARSKAEAGQQHIQELTQEYVDVGKQLSHIEKGVTIGDIIKQKAMQQPSYVTVFLPNGGTEFSWSPAQANNQYESGTASYDWSITKPEYDYIPGTFTLKITQWPHVEIEYTGGFNYVPPSADPNYKAE, encoded by the coding sequence ATGCAGTTATTATCCATTCATACAGTTCCAATTCAATACGAAATGCACTGTGAACCTGCCAGATTGGAAATGAAGAATGCTTCCGCGCAGCCAGTTGCTACTGCTACAACGCAGGCACCAAAATTAACCCAACACTTTACAAATTCGCAGTTCCAAATGGATTCTTACAATATGCGCAAAGAGGCCTTTGGTCTTTTAAATGCCACTGACTTTGCGCGCAGCAAGGCAGAAGCCGGCCAGCAGCATATTCAAGAATTAACACAGGAATACGTAGATGTAGGAAAACAGCTTTCTCATATTGAAAAGGGAGTCACAATTGGTGACATCATTAAGCAAAAAGCTATGCAGCAACCCTCTTATGTAACTGTCTTTCTTCCGAATGGCGGTACCGAGTTTTCCTGGTCACCGGCACAGGCAAATAATCAGTATGAATCTGGTACGGCATCTTATGATTGGAGTATCACAAAGCCGGAATATGATTATATTCCAGGTACATTTACACTAAAAATCACGCAGTGGCCTCATGTTGAAATCGAATACACAGGTGGATTCAATTACGTACCGCCTTCGGCTGATCCAAATTACAAAGCAGAATAA
- the fliW gene encoding flagellar assembly protein FliW, whose translation METLTRDFGTVTYQRKDVIEFVEPIYGFNEYKKFILLCDQEIGPQFAWLQSLEEPELCFILTNPDIVDPTYKENIPESACKVTGSNVCECWSMTAIPENFADATINLKSPILISQSSHKAAQVILDADYPVRCPIKKQAKEGTGKC comes from the coding sequence ATGGAAACTTTAACGAGAGATTTTGGAACAGTAACCTATCAGAGAAAAGATGTAATTGAATTTGTCGAGCCAATTTATGGCTTCAATGAATACAAAAAATTCATTTTGCTGTGTGACCAGGAAATCGGTCCGCAGTTTGCATGGCTGCAATCATTGGAAGAGCCGGAGCTTTGCTTTATTTTAACAAATCCAGACATCGTTGACCCGACATACAAAGAAAATATTCCTGAAAGCGCCTGTAAGGTCACAGGTTCCAATGTTTGCGAATGCTGGAGCATGACTGCTATTCCCGAAAATTTTGCAGATGCAACCATCAACTTAAAAAGCCCCATTCTAATCAGCCAAAGCAGCCACAAAGCTGCACAGGTTATACTGGATGCAGACTATCCAGTACGCTGCCCCATTAAAAAACAGGCCAAGGAGGGTACTGGAAAATGCTGA
- a CDS encoding carbon storage regulator — protein MLILSRKANESLLIESADGVIEVVVTEITPGQVRLGIQAPQNCKILRKELAQTMQHNRLAAAKLSTADLRSAISNFKNQD, from the coding sequence ATGCTGATTCTTTCCCGTAAAGCCAACGAATCTCTGCTGATAGAAAGTGCAGACGGTGTAATCGAAGTAGTAGTAACTGAAATCACCCCCGGTCAAGTTCGCCTTGGCATTCAGGCTCCGCAAAACTGTAAGATTTTGCGTAAAGAGCTGGCACAGACCATGCAGCATAACCGTTTGGCTGCCGCCAAACTGTCCACAGCCGATTTGCGCAGTGCAATTTCAAATTTTAAAAATCAGGATTGA